A DNA window from candidate division KSB1 bacterium contains the following coding sequences:
- a CDS encoding c-type cytochrome — MRYRLLWMWGLFCAQLLFAQPATNSDPPPNDGGMAAGEDGEERDIKTEARKLAEAAAAVARGEAVYRRACEACHGANGDGNGPAARALDPRPRDFTRGSFKFRSTPTGNLPTDDDLFKSISAGIPRTAMPAWRGLLTERERWDVIAYLKTFSDKFEKWGAGEPLTIPAEPQATQESIFEGRQIFKIMECWACHGQKGRGDGPSASTLKDDWGHRIKPFDFTIGSYKAGSENADVYKTFNTGLNGTPMPSYHDDFLYPREGVDDFSRYQKYYSQEEINELAGYMKTLPSATELEAMSEADREALANKRRWALVHFVKSLSRKKGLFHTLFLENTDQTR, encoded by the coding sequence ATGCGATACCGGCTGTTGTGGATGTGGGGCTTGTTTTGTGCCCAATTGCTGTTCGCACAGCCAGCCACCAATTCCGATCCGCCACCGAATGACGGAGGGATGGCTGCCGGTGAAGATGGCGAAGAGCGGGATATAAAGACGGAGGCCAGAAAGCTGGCGGAAGCGGCTGCGGCAGTGGCGCGAGGGGAGGCCGTCTACCGGCGTGCCTGTGAGGCGTGTCACGGCGCGAATGGGGATGGCAATGGGCCGGCTGCGAGAGCCTTGGATCCCCGTCCCCGGGATTTTACCCGGGGTTCGTTCAAGTTCCGCTCCACCCCGACAGGTAATCTGCCCACTGATGACGATCTCTTCAAATCCATCTCCGCGGGAATTCCCCGCACTGCCATGCCCGCGTGGAGAGGCCTGCTGACCGAGCGGGAACGTTGGGATGTCATTGCCTACCTCAAAACCTTTTCCGACAAATTTGAAAAATGGGGAGCGGGTGAGCCCCTCACCATACCCGCCGAACCCCAGGCCACGCAAGAGAGCATATTTGAAGGCAGGCAAATCTTCAAGATCATGGAGTGCTGGGCTTGCCATGGGCAGAAGGGGCGTGGCGATGGACCCTCGGCGTCAACCCTCAAGGATGATTGGGGCCATCGCATCAAGCCGTTCGATTTTACCATTGGCAGCTACAAGGCCGGCAGCGAAAACGCCGATGTCTACAAAACGTTCAACACGGGGTTGAACGGCACCCCGATGCCCTCCTATCACGATGACTTCCTTTATCCCAGAGAGGGTGTGGATGATTTCTCCCGCTATCAGAAATACTATTCTCAGGAAGAAATCAACGAGCTGGCCGGTTACATGAAAACACTGCCGAGCGCCACGGAGCTGGAAGCGATGTCGGAAGCGGATCGCGAGGCGCTGGCGAACAAGCGGCGTTGGGCGTTGGTACATTTCGTCAAGTCGCTCTCGCGCAAGAAGGGCCTTTT